The genomic region CCGGATTGTGAGTGAGGTGATAGACGGTGATATGATTCCAGATATTGCCATCTACGGCGAGTTCGGCGTTCTGGATCTACTGCGGGTGCTCCTGATCCTTGTCGTTGCGATCATCATCGCCAAAGGAATAAGCGTTAATCTCAGACGCGTTCTCAAAGATCGAATGAGCAAGGACCATGTAGAGATCATCAACAAAGTGATCTACTGGGGTATTTTAACGATCGCCTTTCTCTTGGTGCTCCCGGTATTCGGGGTCAATCCGTCCGGGCTGCTGGTCGCAGGCGGGGTCGCGGGTATCGTGCTCGGTATCGCGAGCCAGAGCGTGGTTAGCAACCTCATGGCTGGCTTGTTCCTGGTGATTGAACGGCCCATGAAGATCGGACAGACGGTCAACATCGCCGGTACTGCGGGCGTCGTCGAGGACATTCGCATCCTCTCCACCACGATCAGGACCTTTGAGGGGCTCTACGTGCGGATACCGAACGAGAAGGTCTTTACGACCGATATCACTAACTACGTGGAGCACGTGGCCCGGCGGCTCGAGTATCGCGTCGGGATACGGTACAGTGACGATGCTGATAAGGCAATCGCGATCATTCACCGACTCTGTGAGGAGCATCCGCTAACACTGAAAAATCCAACACCTGACATCTTCGTCGATAACCTCGGCGACAACGCGGTTGAAATCATGGTCCGGATCTGGTCGCCGTCGAAAGAGTGGTACGGGGTGAAGAAGGAATTGTTATGGAAGATCAAAACAGCGCTGGAGGGGCAGGGCATCGAGATCGCGTTCCCGCAGCGGACGGTCTGGTTCGCCAACGAGCTGCAGAAGCGGGAGATGCGCGACGGTGCGGACGACCCCGGCATGCACTGAGTTAACCGGCCCGTTCGCGCGGTAAAAGGTAAAAGCAAAACTTTATATATTATACGCTCCACTCTTCTTAGTGGTGACGGAAAGGAATGAGACTTGATAAACTCACGGTAAAGGCGCAGGAGGCCTTACAAGAGGCTAAGAACCGCGCGGATACGTACAATCAGCAGCAGATCGAGGTCGAGCACCTCCTGCTGGCACTGGTGGAGCAGCCAGAAGGTATTGTCATCCCGATCCTGCAGAAGATCGGGGTTGATAGTGATCAACTCAAAACACGGCTTGCTGAATACTTACGATCACAACCACAGGTCTATGGCGCCGGCGGCGTCGACCAGCTCTTCATCTCGCCGCGGTTGAACAACATTCTGGAAGCGGCG from Methanomicrobia archaeon harbors:
- a CDS encoding mechanosensitive ion channel family protein — translated: MIPDIAIYGEFGVLDLLRVLLILVVAIIIAKGISVNLRRVLKDRMSKDHVEIINKVIYWGILTIAFLLVLPVFGVNPSGLLVAGGVAGIVLGIASQSVVSNLMAGLFLVIERPMKIGQTVNIAGTAGVVEDIRILSTTIRTFEGLYVRIPNEKVFTTDITNYVEHVARRLEYRVGIRYSDDADKAIAIIHRLCEEHPLTLKNPTPDIFVDNLGDNAVEIMVRIWSPSKEWYGVKKELLWKIKTALEGQGIEIAFPQRTVWFANELQKREMRDGADDPGMH